Genomic DNA from Solanum pennellii chromosome 3, SPENNV200:
GAGGGTCATGATAGATGGAGGGTCAGGGGTAGACATATGTCCTTTTTCTACGCTGCAAAGCTTGAAAGTTAACACTGACAGAATTTGCCCTAGTAATGTATTTGTGCGAGCTTATGACGGCTCAAGGAGGGACACCATTGGTGAAATCAAGTTAAACATGACAATTGGGCCAGTAGTCTTTATGATTGTGTTCCAAGTAATGGATATGGAAACATCTTATAATTTTCTACTAGGGAGGCCATGGATCCACATGGCTCGAGCCGTCCCATCAACTCTACATCAAGTTGTCAAGTTTGAATACAACAATCAGGAAATCATGTTCATGGGGAAGATGATTCACCTATTTACAGAGATACATCCGTCCCATACATTGAGGCAAAGGAAGTATGTGATTCTGTTGTTTACCAGTCTTTTGAGGTTGTATCAGTCGATCGCTTTAAAGAAGGAGAATCTATCATCCAATCATGTATATCTTCTTCCGCTTCAATGGTAGCAACGACGATGCTCAAATATGGTTATCAACCCGGTAATGGTTTGGGAGTATATTCGCAAGGAATCGTGGATCCCATTACTCTCTTAGGAAACCAAGGCACCTCTGGCCTAGGATACAAACAAAGCAAGAGAAATGGAGATGAGTCTAAGAACCACAAAAGGATTGATTGGTCGTTGCCACAACCAACTCCCCACATTTCTCATTCTTTTATCAAACCTCGGGGTCCAAAATTGAAAGATTCATTCACTCTTGAAGACATTAAAGAAGTTATTGAGGATCTCATTCAGTTGTTTTGTGAAGTAAATATGGGCCAAGTTGGTGAAGGTACAAGTCATGCCAATATGCAGCTCGTGGGCTCAGGTGTTGAGTTAAGCAATTGGGAAGCCATTCCTTTCCCCATAAGGAAGGAGTCGTGTTAGTTTGTTTTGCTACTCTTTTGTATTTCGTTATTCTCAAGGTTGTGGCCCGAATAGTTCAAAGTATTTTGTTATTGTCAACCCTTCTGTCCCTTTTTGATatcaatgaaatgaaatttcagTTTCATAGTAAATTTTGCCTTTTTCCCTCCCTTAATTCTTATTCTCTATTTTTCACTTCTGTAAATGTTGGCTTTGATAACATGACATGCATGCGGAATTCATTCCCTGATTTCAAAGAGTTGTTTATTCTTGAACCACCAAGTCAAGAGGTGGAATATGATGAAGAAGAGGCTTTTAGAGAAATTAATAGGGAACTGGAACAGTTTGAGCACAAACCGAAGCCTAATCTTAGTGAAACTGAGATAATCAATTTGGGAAGTTCTGAGGATgttaaggaaataaaaataagtttacaTATCAATCAGGAAATTAGAGAGGCAATAATACAACTTTTGTTTGAATACAAAGATGTATTTGCTTGGTCTTATGATGACATTCCAGCTTTGAGTGTTGATTTAGTGGTTCATAAGTTGCCCGTTTATCCTGATTCTCCACCCGTCCAACAGAAAAGAAGGAAATTCAAATCGGACGTGAGTGaaaaaatcaaggaagaaataataaaacaacTGAATGCAAAGGTGATCCAAGCTATTCCTTACACTACTTGGTTGGCAAATGTTGTTCCTGTGCCGAAAAAGGATGGAAAGACAAGAGTTTGTGTTGACTATCGGGATTTGAACAAGGCTAGTCCAAAAGACAACTTTCCATTGCCAAATATCCACATCCTAGTTGATAATTGTGCAAAACACGAGATGCAATCTTTTGTGGACTGTTATGCGGGGTATCATCAAATCTTGATAGATGAAGAGGACGCTGAGAAAACTGCTTTCACCACTGCATGGGGAACTTATTGCTACAGGGTCATGCCATTTGGTCTTAAAAATGTTGGGGCGACTTACATGAGGGCTATGACCACCATGTTCCATGATATGATGCGTAAAAGAAATTGAAGTATACGTCGACGACGTAATCATCAAGTCTAAAACACAAGTTGATCATGTGCAAGATCTGAGAAAATTCTTGGAAAGAGTGCGAAGATATGACCTAAAGCTTAATCCAGCAAAATGTGCACTCGGAGTTCCATTTGCAAAACTTCTGGGTTTTATTGTCAGTAGAAGGGGAATCAAATTGGATCCCTCTAAAATAAAAGCCATTCGAGATTTGCCATCCCCGAAAAATAAGACCAAAGTCATGAGTCTACTTGGAAGGTTGAACTACATCAGCAGGTTTATTGCTCAACTCACAACCACATGTGAGCCCATTTTCAAACTTCTGAAGAAGGATGCTGCTGTCAGATGGACAGAAGATTGTCAACgagattttgaaaaaatcaaggAGTATTTGTCCAACCCCCCCGTGTTGGTATCGTCTGAACCTGACAGGCCTCTCTTTCTATATCTTTCAGTAACAGATAATTCTTTTGCGTGTATTCTTGGTCAACATGATGCTACAGGAAGGAAGGAGCAGGCTATCTACTACTTGAGCAAGAACTAGTTATGAGGTCAAGTAAACCCTTTTGGAAAGGACGTGTTGCGCCCTAACTTGGGTAGCTCAAAAGTTAAGGCATTACTTACTGTCCAACACAACTTACCTCATATCAAGGATGAATCCTTTTAAGTACATCTTTTAGAAGCCAATGCCAACTGGCAGACTCGCGAAATGGCAAATTTTGCTCACTGAATTTTACATTATATATGTCACTCGCACTGCAATGAAAGCCCAAGCTTTGGCAAACCACTTGGCAGAGAACCCAGTCGATGGTGATTACAAACCATTGGATACATATTTTCCAGATGAAGAGATTAACTCAATTGAGGAAGTAGGTTCAAATGGAAATCAAGCCTGGCAATTGTACTTTGATGGAGCAACCAACACAAAAGGCACGGGGATTGGGGCAATTTTAATATCGCCCACAGGGCAACATTACCCTGCAACAGCTCAACTTCGTTTCTTTTGTACAAATAACACGACTGAGTATGAAGCTTGCATCATGGGTCTAAATATGGCAATATATTTGGGTGTGCAAGAATTAATTGTGTTGGGAGATTCTGGTTTGCTTATCCGACAAGCTCAAGGCGAATGGAAAACTAGAGACCTCAAGATCCTTCCATACAGACAATATGTGGAAGATATTAGCAAAAGGTTCATGTGCATTGAGTTTAGATACATCCCCAGGTTTCATAATTATTTGGCCGATGCCTTGGCTACTTTGGCCTCAATGCTTCCCTATCCTCGAAACACCTACATCACCCCATTAAAGATTCAAGTTCGGGACCAACATGGCTATTGTAATACAGTGGAAGCAGAACCTGATGGGGAGCCATGGTACTCAGATATCAAGAATTTTTTGAAGACAGGGAGATGCCCCGAACATGCCAACAGAAGCCAAAAAAGAACTATTAGATGTCTGGCTATTGGTTTCTTTTTGAGCGGGGATGTTTTGTATAAACGAATTCCGGATCTAAATTTATTGAGATGCGTTGATGCTGAAGAAGCCgagaaaattatgaatgaagtgCACGCTGGGGTATGTGGACCACACATGAATGGATATGTCCTTGCAAAAAAGATACTCTGGGCGGGGTATTATTGGCTTACCATGGAAAGGGATTGCTTTCACTTTGTGAAAAAATGTCATCAATGTCAAATCCATGGTGATCTTATTCATTCACCTCATTCAGAGTTGCACCCCATTGCTTCTCCTGGGCCCTTTGTTGCATGGGGAATGGATGTAATCGGACCAATTGAGCCAAAAGCCTATAATGGACATCGATTCATTTTGGTTGCAATTGATTACTTCACCAAATGGGTGGAGGCGATAACTTTCAAAGCAGTCACTAAGAAGGCGTTCATGGTTTTGTTCATTCAAACATTATTTGTCGATTTGGTATCCCAAGAGCTATCATCACAGATAATGCTGCAAACCTCAATAGTAATATGATGAAGGAGGTATGCGAGCAGTTCAAAATTTTGCACCACAATTCTACTCCATACCGACCAAAAGCCAATGGAGCTGTGGAGGCAgccaacaagaatatcaaaaagattCTCAGAAGTGGTTCAAGGCACTAGACAATGGCATGAGAAGCTGCCTTTTGAACTTTTAGGATATCGCACAACAGTGCGCACCTCGATTGGTGCAACTCCTTATTTGCTGGTGTATGGAACTGAGGCTGTGATTCCAGCGGAAGTCGAAATTCCATCTCTTCGAATTATTGTCGAGGCTGAAATTGAAGATACTGAATGGGTCAAAAACCGACTAGAGCAACTCACATTAATAGACGAAAAACGATTGACGGTTGTCTGTTTTGGTCAGCTTTATCAGCAAAGGATGGCTCGTGCATACAACAAAAAGGTGCACCCAAGACACTTTGAAGTAGGTTAACTGGTCTTAAAGCGCATTCTCCCGCACCTAGAAGAAGCCAAGGGAAAGTTTGCCTCAAATTGGCAAGGTCCATATCTTATCaaggaagtattgtccaaagGAGCCCTGCACCTTACTGATGTGGAAGGAAAAATCACGGGCATAATTGTTAATGCAGATTCAGTCAAAAGATACTACATCTAATGCATTCTATGGTTCTGCGACAAGtttggggttgaaagaacaaaggcacctcttcaaaaaaaatctctcattgaaaaatttgaactatgttttaaTTGATTCCAAAAGGATAAGTAGGCAACCCTTTAGGGGTTCggtcatataaaaaaaatcagttttccagtatttacagaaaacTGGGgcagttttttatttttttttatatagaataaTGTCAGATTGTAATTCTGTTTATTCTGGCAACCGACTTTTTGATCAAATCTGAAAATGATATTGATCATCAAAGGCAACatcgaaaaaaaaagaaaaaaaattatgagtgaAAACCCTTGGGGGTACCATAagtaagtaaaaataaaaaataaaaaaaaatgagagagtcTTATCGGTGAAAACCTTCATAGGCATCATAAgacgaaaaaataataataaaatcttataGGTGAAAATACTACGGGCAccttgatacgctcaaacttacttctcaaataagaagtaaagcggtcgtgtcaagtaaataacccaactagtgagattgggatcgttcccacgaggaaaatagtttagacttaactttaacctattattactattgttcggtcgattacttccttggaaagcaaaaacaataaaaggggggtttctatttctaaatgaatgaaaataactaacgaaattgaaagagacacttaacagctttgaatgttggagtttaatcaattcatcaaagtaactagggtttacgtgttccccacaggttcataacttgataattctaactataacaattctttcttagtatcttgcatgcaaagtgataagttatgtatttctaaatccttggtccggcatctagaaaatctcactccgcaccttggtccggctacgtgtgttgctatcctaacccttatctttacctcatattaagcatcgtattcgatatttgactaagttattacctcgtaccaatcaatactagcctattagatagtatacactaaatctatgttgataattcttttcctattatctacctccttggtccggcaagtagcattaaggcgagttctaacgttggtctatgtgaaagaattatcaatacatgcaaaacactattctagaattgttattttagttaggttttacctcattatttgcctatggttcccacaaccctagttatggagtttagttacccatagtcataatcacaatagtcaaatatatgatataagaattcatgtacttacttcaatgagaaagagtaaaatccgaaagttgcttgattaatcaacaaaaatcaccaaaactcaatgataaaagtctcaagataacctaataatacagagtctaactaataatccagcgTCTGCTcaataatacagagtctaaccccaaaaacgaggtttttcaaactatttatagaaaataaaaacctaattaaacaaggactctatttattggaaatttgtcaaaacgcggctgggtcgacggacctcgcgacgggtcgtcgtggtcacgacggatcgtcatggactccatcgtcccatacttgatgaaatttcttctgctgctctcttcattaccctcgacggcaagtatgacggaccgtcataggcacaacggtccgtcgagggtcttcgtttcaaaacacttaaactcttggaatatgggtactgggattacttctctgaacttcatgacgaacctgcaggacggaccgtcatagacacgacggaccgtcatggactccttaaccccacacttggccagacttccccatcttccttcggcagctgcactacgctgccacctacggaccgtcacaagcatgacggaccgtcacaagctccgtaggtggtgtcttctgcatttcttcgctcaaaaacctccgcatacatctttgaacagatttcctgcaaataaggagaaacttatataaaaattagcacaaaaagacttttggacacactaaacttaaggaaaaaagtattaataataccgtgaaaccacggtatatcacacCTTAAGATATAGGAAGAGAACATCATGAATGAAATCTGCAAAGATGATCATTTCTCGACGCCTCTGCATAAAGGGAACATAGATCAATTGTACATGACTCAGATTTTGAGAACTAAAAAACTCAAAAGGATCAGGGGGCAAGTCCAAGTGCATGTCATGGTTCAATCAAAATCGACATATGCCTCCAGAGTAAAGAGTGCAAAGCTTACTACGGGTTCCCAAAAGTAAAGCTGAGTATCTGAGTTGACAAGCCATTGAGCAAGGACTAAAAACACCTCAGATCTACACTGAAAATTCATGAAGGTCATCATTCTTTGGGACATCACTCGCACCATGATTTTTGGTAGTACCAAAAGATCA
This window encodes:
- the LOC107013172 gene encoding uncharacterized protein LOC107013172, whose amino-acid sequence is MPTGRLAKWQILLTEFYIIYVTRTAMKAQALANHLAENPVDGDYKPLDTYFPDEEINSIEEVGSNGNQAWQLYFDGATNTKGTGIGAILISPTGQHYPATAQLRFFCTNNTTEYEACIMGLNMAIYLGVQELIVLGDSGLLIRQAQGEWKTRDLKILPYRQYVEDISKRFMCIEFRYIPRFHNYLADALATLASMLPYPRNTYITPLKIQVRDQHGYCNTVEAEPDGEPWYSDIKNFLKTGRCPEHANRSQKRTIRCLAIGFFLSGDVLYKRIPDLNLLRCVDAEEAEKIMNEVHAGVCGPHMNGYVLAKKILWAGYYWLTMERDCFHFVKKCHQCQIHGDLIHSPHSELHPIASPGPFVAWGMDVIGPIEPKAYNGHRFILVAIDYFTKWVEAITFKAVTKKAFMVLFIQTLFVDLVSQELSSQIMLQTSIVI